Proteins from a single region of Sphingopyxis sp. BSN-002:
- the mazG gene encoding nucleoside triphosphate pyrophosphohydrolase — MPDAATPAPRSPIDRLLGVMARLRNPDGGCEWDLAQSFATIAPYTIEEAYEVADAINGGDPDAICDELGDLLLQVVFHSQIAADDGLFTFDDVATAISDKMERRHPHIFGDVTTSDVRLQWEQIKANERAADGPKGALDGVALSLPALLRAEKLQARAARVGFDWPDSNGPRDKIAEELDEVATATDDAHRHEEVGDLLFAVANYARKLGVDPEAALRDANVKFARRFAAMEANAGGSLAGLSLDEQEAHWRAVKASERS; from the coding sequence ATGCCCGACGCTGCGACGCCCGCACCCCGATCCCCCATCGACCGCCTGCTTGGCGTCATGGCCCGCCTGCGCAATCCGGATGGCGGCTGCGAATGGGATCTGGCGCAATCCTTCGCAACGATCGCGCCATACACGATCGAGGAAGCCTATGAGGTCGCTGACGCGATCAACGGCGGCGATCCGGATGCCATCTGCGACGAGCTTGGCGATCTTCTGCTTCAGGTCGTGTTCCATAGCCAGATCGCCGCCGACGACGGACTCTTCACCTTCGACGATGTCGCCACCGCAATCAGCGACAAGATGGAGCGCCGCCACCCGCATATCTTCGGTGACGTCACGACGTCCGACGTGCGGCTGCAATGGGAGCAGATCAAGGCGAACGAACGCGCCGCCGACGGTCCCAAGGGCGCGCTCGACGGCGTCGCGCTGTCGCTGCCCGCACTGCTGCGCGCCGAAAAACTCCAGGCGCGCGCTGCGCGCGTCGGTTTCGACTGGCCCGACAGCAACGGCCCGCGCGACAAGATCGCCGAAGAACTCGACGAGGTCGCCACCGCGACCGACGACGCGCACCGGCACGAAGAGGTCGGCGACCTGCTCTTCGCGGTCGCCAATTACGCCCGCAAGCTCGGCGTCGATCCCGAAGCCGCGCTCCGCGACGCCAATGTGAAATTTGCGCGGCGCTTTGCCGCCATGGAAGCCAACGCCGGCGGCAGCCTCGCGGGTCTGTCGCTCGACGAACAGGAAGCGCATTGGCGGGCGGTCAAGGCGTCGGAGCGCTCCTGA
- a CDS encoding MBL fold metallo-hydrolase, whose product MRLRILGCGTSSGVPRIGNDWGACDPDNPRNLRSRASIMVSLGGFRILVDTSPDMRLQLLDAGVGEIDAVIWTHEHADHTHGLDDLRQVMHLRRSAVPVYARDHVLDILKWRFTYAFAGNAGYPASVDPVDLHDHQSIGPIEVSAIEMPHGPIKATGLIFSDGAHRIAYATDFSKFTDEMVDFFQGVDLFVIDALRRYPHPTHPHLAMTLEGLAKVGNPRAIITHMDNTMDYDDLAGELPPGVEPGYDGLEVQL is encoded by the coding sequence ATGAGGCTCAGAATTCTTGGTTGCGGGACGTCTTCGGGGGTTCCGCGGATCGGTAACGACTGGGGCGCATGCGACCCCGACAATCCGCGCAACCTGCGGAGCCGGGCATCGATCATGGTCTCGCTCGGCGGGTTCCGCATTCTCGTCGATACCAGCCCGGACATGAGGCTCCAGCTGCTCGACGCCGGTGTGGGCGAGATCGATGCCGTCATCTGGACGCACGAGCACGCCGATCATACACACGGACTCGACGATCTGCGGCAGGTTATGCACCTGCGCCGCTCGGCGGTGCCGGTCTATGCGCGCGACCATGTGCTCGACATCCTGAAATGGCGGTTCACTTACGCCTTCGCCGGAAATGCCGGCTATCCGGCCTCGGTAGATCCGGTCGATCTGCACGATCACCAGTCGATCGGCCCGATCGAGGTTTCTGCAATCGAAATGCCGCATGGCCCCATCAAGGCCACCGGACTGATCTTCAGCGACGGTGCGCATAGGATCGCCTATGCGACTGATTTTTCGAAATTTACAGATGAGATGGTCGATTTCTTTCAAGGGGTCGACCTGTTCGTGATCGACGCACTTCGCCGCTATCCGCATCCGACCCATCCGCATCTCGCGATGACACTTGAAGGCCTCGCCAAGGTGGGCAATCCGCGCGCGATCATCACGCATATGGACAATACGATGGATTATGATGACCTTGCGGGCGAACTGCCGCCGGGCGTCGAGCCGGGCTATGACGGGCTGGAGGTGCAATTGTGA
- a CDS encoding TatD family hydrolase, with translation MLVDSHCHLNYKGLAEQQGEVLARAREKGVTAMLNIATRESEWDDVLAAAEMNDDVWASVGIHPHDADNHPDVDTAKLVERAAHPRVIGIGETGLDYYYDKSDRVRQQDSFRRHIHASQATGLPVIVHTRDAEADTLALLGEEMGRATFPGVIHCFTASDDFARKALDLGLYISISGIVTFKNAAELQATAKWLPQDRLLIETDSPFLAPVPHRGKTGEPAFVADTLSFLADLRGEDREALGAATAANFYALFNKAAP, from the coding sequence ATGCTCGTCGATTCGCACTGCCACCTCAACTACAAGGGGCTTGCCGAGCAGCAGGGCGAGGTGCTGGCGCGAGCGCGGGAGAAGGGCGTTACCGCGATGCTCAACATCGCGACGCGAGAGAGCGAATGGGACGATGTGCTCGCGGCGGCCGAGATGAACGACGATGTCTGGGCCAGCGTCGGGATTCATCCGCACGATGCCGACAATCACCCGGATGTCGATACCGCAAAGCTCGTCGAGCGTGCCGCACATCCGCGTGTGATCGGCATCGGCGAAACCGGTCTCGACTATTATTACGACAAGAGCGACCGCGTGCGGCAGCAGGACAGTTTCCGCCGTCATATTCACGCGTCGCAAGCGACCGGGCTGCCGGTGATCGTCCATACGCGCGACGCCGAAGCCGATACGCTCGCGTTGCTCGGCGAGGAGATGGGCAGGGCGACCTTCCCCGGCGTGATCCACTGCTTCACGGCCAGCGACGATTTCGCGCGCAAGGCGCTCGATCTTGGCCTCTACATCTCGATCTCGGGTATCGTGACGTTCAAGAATGCTGCCGAGCTTCAGGCGACCGCCAAATGGCTGCCACAGGACCGGCTGCTGATCGAAACCGATTCCCCCTTCCTTGCCCCCGTCCCGCACCGCGGCAAAACCGGCGAGCCGGCCTTCGTCGCCGACACTCTGAGTTTCCTGGCAGACCTTCGCGGCGAGGATAGGGAGGCGCTGGGGGCCGCAACAGCGGCAAATTTCTACGCGCTTTTCAACAAGGCGGCGCCATGA
- the metG gene encoding methionine--tRNA ligase has protein sequence MSEPFYITTAISYPNGRPHIGHAYEAIATDVMARFQRARGRDVRLTTGTDEHGLKMYQTARDQGRPTIDLADEMSGYFREMYAKLNISFDHFMRTSDPAHHEASQALWRAMEANGDLYLDRYEGWYSVRDEAFYDESELTQGEGEIKLSPQGTPVEWTVEESWFFRLSAYQDKLLALYNDNPDFIRPESRRNEVLRFVEGGLKDLSVSRTSFDWGVPVPDSPGHVMYVWVDALTTYMSALGYPDPESEWGRFWPANIHMIGKDIVRFHTVYWPAFLMSAKLPLPKQVFGHGFLLNRGEKMSKSLGNVVDPMELAERFGVDALRYYLLREVSFGQDGSYSAEAIVRTANADLANSFGNLAQRSLSMIFKNLDGKISADYAPAQDDTDLLADLSAMATQRLPQEFEQLAFSVGIEDWIRAVFACNQYVDTQAPWALRKTDPERMRAVLMTLFQAVRTLAIAIRPVVPAAADKLLDQMGVAEDARDSAALADTDWFAKLAASGFTVGQPVPIFPRLELPEGEGEGEA, from the coding sequence ATGTCCGAACCATTCTACATCACGACCGCCATCAGCTATCCCAACGGCCGTCCGCACATCGGCCATGCCTATGAGGCGATCGCCACCGACGTAATGGCGCGTTTCCAGCGCGCCCGCGGCCGCGACGTGCGGCTCACGACGGGCACCGACGAGCATGGCCTTAAAATGTACCAGACGGCACGCGACCAGGGCCGCCCGACGATCGACCTCGCCGACGAAATGTCCGGATATTTCCGCGAGATGTATGCCAAGCTGAATATCAGTTTCGATCATTTCATGCGCACCTCCGACCCCGCGCACCACGAAGCGTCGCAGGCGCTGTGGCGCGCGATGGAGGCCAATGGCGACCTGTATCTCGACCGCTACGAGGGCTGGTATTCGGTCCGCGACGAGGCCTTTTACGACGAAAGCGAGCTGACGCAGGGGGAAGGGGAGATCAAGCTCTCGCCCCAAGGCACGCCGGTCGAATGGACCGTCGAGGAAAGCTGGTTCTTTCGCCTGTCGGCCTATCAGGACAAGCTGCTGGCGCTCTACAATGACAACCCTGACTTCATCCGCCCGGAAAGCCGCCGGAACGAGGTACTGCGCTTCGTTGAGGGCGGGCTCAAGGACCTGAGCGTGTCGCGCACCAGCTTCGACTGGGGCGTGCCGGTACCGGATTCGCCGGGGCATGTGATGTATGTCTGGGTCGACGCGCTGACGACCTATATGTCGGCGCTCGGCTACCCCGATCCGGAAAGCGAATGGGGCCGGTTCTGGCCCGCAAACATCCACATGATCGGCAAGGATATCGTTCGTTTTCATACGGTTTACTGGCCGGCTTTCCTGATGAGCGCGAAATTGCCGCTGCCAAAGCAGGTCTTCGGCCACGGCTTTTTGCTCAACCGCGGCGAGAAGATGTCGAAGTCGCTCGGCAATGTCGTCGATCCGATGGAACTTGCGGAGCGTTTCGGTGTCGACGCGCTGCGCTATTATCTTCTCCGCGAGGTCAGCTTCGGGCAGGATGGCAGCTATTCGGCCGAAGCGATCGTACGCACCGCCAACGCCGATCTGGCGAACAGCTTCGGCAATCTCGCCCAGCGCAGCTTATCGATGATTTTCAAGAATTTGGACGGCAAGATTTCAGCTGACTATGCGCCCGCGCAAGACGATACTGACCTTCTTGCCGATCTGTCCGCGATGGCAACCCAGCGCTTGCCGCAGGAATTCGAGCAGCTCGCTTTCTCGGTCGGCATCGAGGACTGGATCCGGGCGGTCTTTGCCTGCAACCAGTATGTCGACACGCAGGCGCCCTGGGCGCTGCGCAAGACCGACCCTGAGCGTATGCGCGCGGTGCTGATGACCCTGTTCCAGGCGGTCCGCACGCTCGCGATCGCGATCCGTCCCGTAGTGCCGGCGGCCGCGGACAAATTGCTCGACCAGATGGGCGTTGCCGAGGATGCGCGCGATTCCGCCGCGCTAGCCGATACGGACTGGTTCGCGAAACTTGCTGCCAGCGGCTTTACCGTCGGCCAGCCCGTGCCGATCTTCCCGCGCCTCGAACTTCCCGAGGGCGAAGGGGAAGGGGAGGCTTGA
- a CDS encoding DNA polymerase III subunit delta', translating into MIGHEQAEQAFIEAWQTGRLHHAWLLAGPQGMGKGQFAARVARFLVTHGRSGDGEPIALDDPGDTAAGRLVDAGNHPEIIHLTRQIKDKGKELARNITIDQVRGVIRRLHLSLSLGEWRVIIVDAVDDLETDGANALLKTLEEPPARTLFLLVSHSPGRLLPTIRSRCRTLRFQPVDRDVMTAWLHDQRAMLDMSEVRAIAVASGGVPGKALALIDSDVSAMEKKLLAIASSGDPGNRLREALAREVGGSSNRARLELVIDIVPSLISQLVRERPIAEIAPVLAQWDRVQRNVRDAIRGSYDGAMVGFEIGNCLAELAPRQGQAAR; encoded by the coding sequence GTGATCGGCCATGAACAGGCCGAACAGGCGTTTATCGAGGCGTGGCAGACCGGACGGCTTCACCATGCGTGGCTGCTGGCCGGCCCGCAGGGGATGGGAAAGGGACAATTCGCCGCGCGCGTTGCCCGCTTCCTTGTCACCCACGGCCGCAGCGGCGACGGGGAACCGATCGCACTCGACGATCCGGGCGATACGGCGGCAGGCAGACTGGTCGACGCGGGCAACCATCCCGAGATCATTCATCTGACACGGCAGATAAAGGACAAGGGCAAGGAACTCGCGCGCAATATCACGATCGACCAGGTGCGCGGGGTCATCCGCCGGCTTCACCTGTCATTGTCACTCGGTGAATGGCGCGTGATCATCGTCGACGCGGTGGACGACCTCGAGACCGATGGCGCCAATGCGCTACTCAAGACACTGGAGGAACCGCCCGCCCGTACCCTGTTCCTGCTGGTCAGCCATTCGCCGGGCCGCTTGCTACCGACGATTCGCTCTCGATGCAGAACCTTGCGTTTTCAACCGGTTGACCGTGACGTCATGACAGCCTGGCTGCACGATCAACGCGCGATGCTCGACATGAGCGAAGTGCGCGCCATTGCGGTCGCGTCGGGCGGCGTACCCGGCAAGGCGCTCGCCCTGATCGACAGCGATGTGTCGGCAATGGAGAAGAAGCTGCTCGCTATTGCAAGCAGCGGCGACCCCGGCAACCGCCTTCGCGAAGCGCTTGCCCGCGAGGTCGGGGGTTCGAGCAATCGTGCACGGCTCGAGCTTGTGATCGACATCGTGCCAAGCCTTATTTCGCAGCTCGTGCGCGAACGTCCCATTGCGGAAATCGCGCCGGTGCTCGCGCAATGGGATCGGGTCCAGCGCAATGTGCGCGACGCGATCCGCGGGTCCTATGACGGTGCGATGGTCGGGTTCGAGATCGGCAACTGCCTCGCCGAACTAGCGCCACGACAGGGACAAGCCGCGCGCTGA
- the tmk gene encoding dTMP kinase translates to MNRGRFITLEGGEGVGKSTQLRALAAALEARGIDVVATREPGGSAGAEAIRSLLMEGNDDRWDARSEALLFAAARADHVARTIRPALERGAWVLCDRFVDSSRAYQGGGGGITDADLLALHGIGSQGLLPDRTFLLTLDTAEAARRLAVRDAGGVDRMGSKPADYQARLAARFAEIAAAEPDRWRTIDARRPADAVTAAIIAELESWL, encoded by the coding sequence ATGAATCGCGGGCGCTTCATCACGCTCGAGGGCGGGGAAGGGGTCGGCAAATCGACCCAGCTGCGCGCTTTGGCCGCTGCGCTCGAAGCGCGCGGGATCGACGTTGTCGCGACGCGCGAACCGGGTGGCAGCGCGGGCGCCGAGGCCATCCGTAGCTTGCTGATGGAGGGCAATGACGACCGCTGGGACGCGCGCAGCGAAGCCCTGCTGTTCGCTGCAGCACGTGCAGATCATGTCGCTCGTACGATCCGTCCCGCGCTCGAACGCGGCGCCTGGGTGCTTTGCGACCGGTTCGTCGATTCCAGCCGTGCCTATCAGGGCGGCGGCGGCGGAATCACCGACGCTGATCTGCTCGCGCTTCATGGTATCGGATCGCAGGGCTTGTTGCCCGACCGGACATTCCTCCTGACGCTCGATACGGCAGAGGCCGCGCGTCGGCTTGCAGTGCGCGATGCCGGGGGCGTCGACAGGATGGGCAGCAAGCCCGCAGACTATCAGGCGCGCCTCGCGGCGCGGTTTGCCGAAATTGCGGCTGCCGAACCCGACCGCTGGCGCACGATCGACGCCCGAAGGCCAGCGGATGCCGTCACCGCGGCCATCATCGCCGAACTGGAGAGCTGGCTGTGA
- a CDS encoding D-alanyl-D-alanine carboxypeptidase family protein yields the protein MRASSLAKGTGAALATISLLASIPVASAPAATPKSLSVARAPYTTQAPIVMLKDLDSGRILFSRGADKRFAPASMTKVMTAYVVLDLIKRGQLSRDTMFTVEDATWKKWSARSRSSSMFLKSGEKISVDDLLKGLITVSGNDAAAVLAVGIDGSEEAFSKRMNVMANKLGMASSNFGTPSGWPDGGVTKVSAGDLILLADRLIRDHPAAYTRYFSIPKLRHGTAPDGKPIIQTNRNPILGRFTGADGLKTGHTSEAGYCFLGSAKRDGRRLIMVVAGMPSEKARRDEAERLMNWGFGVESPPAVAQTGRGGTSSGKKAASTP from the coding sequence GTGCGCGCCAGCAGTCTCGCCAAGGGAACAGGCGCCGCGCTAGCCACAATTTCGCTCCTCGCATCTATTCCTGTTGCTTCTGCACCCGCTGCAACGCCGAAGAGCCTGTCTGTCGCTCGTGCGCCCTACACCACCCAGGCGCCGATCGTGATGCTGAAGGATCTCGATTCGGGCCGGATTCTCTTCTCACGCGGTGCCGACAAACGCTTTGCTCCCGCGTCTATGACCAAGGTGATGACCGCCTATGTCGTGCTGGACCTGATCAAGAGGGGACAGCTCTCGCGCGATACGATGTTTACCGTCGAGGATGCGACATGGAAAAAGTGGAGCGCGCGCTCGCGCAGCTCGAGCATGTTCCTGAAGTCGGGCGAAAAGATCTCGGTCGACGACCTGTTGAAAGGCCTGATCACCGTTTCCGGGAACGACGCAGCCGCTGTTCTTGCCGTCGGAATCGATGGTAGTGAAGAGGCTTTCTCCAAGCGGATGAATGTCATGGCAAACAAACTTGGTATGGCATCGAGCAATTTCGGCACGCCAAGCGGTTGGCCCGATGGGGGCGTGACAAAGGTCAGCGCGGGCGATCTGATCCTGCTCGCCGACCGGCTGATCCGCGATCATCCCGCCGCCTATACGCGCTATTTCTCCATCCCGAAGCTCCGCCACGGAACCGCTCCCGACGGAAAACCCATCATTCAGACCAATCGCAACCCGATCCTCGGGCGCTTCACCGGTGCCGACGGGCTCAAGACAGGCCATACGTCGGAGGCGGGTTATTGCTTTCTGGGCTCGGCGAAGCGCGACGGTCGCCGTCTGATCATGGTCGTCGCGGGAATGCCCAGCGAAAAGGCGCGCCGCGACGAGGCCGAACGGTTGATGAACTGGGGTTTCGGGGTCGAAAGCCCTCCGGCGGTCGCCCAGACTGGGCGCGGGGGAACTTCGAGTGGCAAGAAGGCCGCCTCGACGCCTTGA
- a CDS encoding septal ring lytic transglycosylase RlpA family protein — protein sequence MKSIVRGGGLAIGAALLLGGCGSFDGKREGGPAAGPAPAQASDLVSDTPVKVGDPYTVAGVTYTPADIPDYDDVGYASWYGEELGGKQTANGETFNPDGISAAHRTLPLPSYVEVTALDTGRTILVRVNDRGPMVSDRLIDLSRGAAEQLGIADGPAAVRVRRTNPPMAERMQLRAGKAIPERIATPDSLLAILRNKLKAQSTPKAAAAAPATAQPAAPVASGKAKPGDDRIVVGAPATKKPDVKPATKPAAAKPAPAAKPATTGSYAVQVGAFSSEANANTAARSVGGTVTKAGKLWRVRMGPFAAEGDAKAALGKAKAKGFRDAAVVRDK from the coding sequence ATGAAATCGATCGTTAGGGGCGGGGGCCTCGCAATCGGAGCAGCGTTGCTGCTCGGCGGATGTGGCAGTTTTGACGGCAAGCGCGAAGGCGGCCCTGCGGCCGGCCCGGCTCCGGCGCAAGCGAGCGATCTCGTCAGCGATACGCCGGTCAAGGTCGGCGATCCCTATACGGTCGCCGGCGTGACCTATACGCCCGCCGACATTCCCGACTATGACGATGTCGGCTATGCCAGCTGGTATGGCGAGGAACTGGGCGGGAAACAGACCGCCAATGGCGAGACCTTCAATCCCGACGGGATCAGCGCCGCGCACAGGACGCTGCCGCTGCCGAGCTATGTCGAGGTCACCGCGCTTGATACAGGGCGAACGATCCTGGTCCGCGTCAACGACCGCGGTCCGATGGTCAGCGACCGGCTGATCGACCTGTCGCGCGGCGCCGCCGAACAGCTTGGAATCGCGGACGGCCCCGCAGCCGTGCGTGTACGCCGGACGAATCCGCCGATGGCCGAGCGCATGCAGCTTCGCGCCGGAAAGGCCATACCCGAACGCATCGCGACTCCGGATTCGCTGCTCGCAATTCTGCGCAACAAGCTGAAGGCGCAATCGACACCGAAGGCAGCCGCTGCCGCGCCTGCAACGGCACAACCGGCGGCGCCCGTCGCCTCGGGAAAGGCGAAGCCGGGGGACGACCGCATCGTCGTCGGGGCTCCGGCCACGAAGAAGCCTGACGTGAAACCCGCAACAAAACCGGCGGCGGCAAAACCTGCCCCCGCGGCAAAGCCGGCGACCACGGGCTCCTATGCCGTTCAGGTTGGAGCATTCAGCAGTGAAGCCAATGCCAACACCGCCGCCAGATCGGTAGGCGGCACGGTTACCAAGGCCGGAAAGCTGTGGCGTGTCCGCATGGGTCCCTTTGCCGCTGAAGGCGATGCCAAAGCCGCGCTGGGCAAGGCCAAGGCCAAGGGATTCCGCGACGCAGCGGTCGTCCGGGACAAATGA
- a CDS encoding lytic murein transglycosylase, translated as MTASAPVHAQSGDAGFDTYVQSLWSKAQARGVSRATFDRVTSGLRYNARVVALDRDNLGAPPSPDTPIPNFAPYKAKHVDASRINGGRRVHDRLLPLLSRIEQRTGVPTSIMIAIYGHETAYGAVTGNFDLPEALATLAYEGRRRSLFEPEFLATLEMVQKGVPREVLKGSWAGAFGYPQFLPSVYLQVAEDGDGDGVARIWSSEADAIESIGAYLRRAGWRAGQPWGVAVQVPAGFNRAAMASRLQPTRCPRVFARYSRWRSMAEWRADGFQTLSGRWPDGQVQATLLEPDGPGKTAYLLTGNYRAILDYNCSNFYALSVGLLADEIDR; from the coding sequence ATGACCGCATCCGCTCCCGTTCACGCGCAGAGTGGCGACGCGGGCTTCGACACCTATGTCCAGTCGCTGTGGTCCAAGGCGCAAGCGCGCGGGGTCTCGCGCGCGACATTCGACCGCGTGACGAGCGGCCTTCGATACAATGCGCGGGTGGTTGCGCTCGACCGCGACAATCTAGGCGCACCGCCCAGCCCCGACACGCCGATCCCCAATTTCGCGCCCTACAAGGCCAAGCATGTCGACGCCTCGCGGATCAACGGCGGGCGCCGCGTCCACGACCGGCTGCTGCCATTGCTGTCGCGGATCGAGCAGCGGACAGGCGTGCCGACCAGCATCATGATCGCCATTTACGGTCACGAAACCGCTTATGGCGCGGTGACCGGCAATTTCGACCTGCCCGAAGCGCTTGCGACGCTTGCCTATGAAGGCCGTCGTCGCAGTCTGTTCGAACCCGAATTCCTTGCGACACTCGAAATGGTACAAAAAGGCGTCCCGCGCGAGGTTTTGAAGGGCAGTTGGGCCGGCGCTTTCGGCTATCCCCAATTCCTCCCCTCGGTCTATCTGCAGGTCGCCGAGGACGGCGACGGCGACGGGGTGGCGCGGATCTGGTCGAGCGAGGCCGATGCGATCGAATCGATCGGCGCCTATCTTCGCCGTGCCGGCTGGCGTGCCGGACAGCCGTGGGGGGTCGCGGTGCAGGTTCCCGCCGGCTTCAACCGCGCGGCGATGGCAAGCCGGCTCCAGCCCACCCGCTGCCCGCGCGTGTTCGCCCGTTACAGCCGATGGCGCAGCATGGCCGAATGGCGCGCTGACGGTTTCCAGACCCTCAGCGGGCGCTGGCCCGACGGTCAGGTACAGGCCACGCTGCTGGAACCCGACGGCCCGGGAAAGACCGCATATTTGCTGACCGGTAACTATCGTGCGATATTGGACTATAATTGTTCCAACTTTTACGCACTTTCAGTGGGGTTGCTGGCGGATGAAATCGATCGTTAG
- a CDS encoding 2OG-Fe(II) oxygenase, with protein sequence MSFASIESLAAKLDRKALATDLARQGWHVLRGVLGEGACAGLRRSYADHALYRSTVTMQRHGFGRGEYRYFGYPLPDPVAALREAFYPPLAQLANDWAAPLGRSQPYPADHATYLAQCALAGQPRPTPLILRYGEGDYNCLHQDLYGTEHFPFQIAILLSRPGEDFEGGEFVITEQPPRMQSRPHVIPLRQGDAVIFAVNEAPRAGTRGTYRVKLRHGVSEIRHGERFTLGVIFHDAG encoded by the coding sequence ATGTCGTTTGCCAGCATCGAAAGTCTTGCCGCGAAGCTCGATCGCAAGGCCCTGGCTACGGATTTGGCGCGGCAGGGATGGCACGTCCTGCGAGGCGTGCTTGGGGAGGGGGCATGCGCCGGGCTTCGCCGGTCCTACGCAGATCATGCGCTTTATCGCAGCACCGTAACGATGCAGCGCCACGGCTTCGGCCGCGGCGAGTATCGCTATTTTGGCTATCCGCTACCCGATCCGGTCGCCGCGCTGCGGGAGGCCTTCTACCCACCCCTCGCGCAACTCGCCAACGACTGGGCCGCACCCCTTGGGCGATCGCAACCCTATCCCGCCGATCATGCGACCTATCTGGCGCAATGCGCGCTGGCAGGCCAGCCCCGGCCAACTCCGCTGATACTCCGTTACGGGGAGGGCGATTATAACTGCCTGCATCAGGATCTTTACGGCACCGAGCATTTTCCCTTCCAGATCGCGATCCTGCTCTCGCGCCCGGGTGAGGATTTCGAAGGCGGCGAATTCGTCATCACCGAGCAACCTCCCCGCATGCAATCGCGCCCGCATGTCATTCCCCTGCGGCAGGGCGACGCCGTGATCTTTGCGGTCAACGAAGCGCCGCGCGCCGGAACGCGGGGAACCTACCGCGTCAAGCTGCGTCACGGCGTCAGCGAAATCCGGCACGGCGAACGGTTTACGCTGGGCGTGATCTTTCACGATGCGGGGTGA